A region of Selenomonadales bacterium 4137-cl DNA encodes the following proteins:
- the gatC gene encoding Asp-tRNA(Asn)/Glu-tRNA(Gln) amidotransferase subunit GatC, whose product MKITRKDVEHVALLSRLELGENDVEKFTGQLNAILDYIDVLNKVDTSGVEPTAHVLPLKNVMRADEARPSLPRELALANAPEQEDGYFKVPKILEG is encoded by the coding sequence ATGAAAATTACCCGTAAAGACGTGGAACATGTGGCCCTGCTTTCGCGGCTGGAGCTTGGCGAGAACGATGTGGAGAAGTTCACCGGCCAGCTTAACGCCATCCTGGATTATATCGACGTACTGAACAAGGTCGATACTTCCGGCGTCGAGCCTACCGCCCACGTACTGCCCCTGAAAAACGTCATGCGCGCCGACGAAGCCAGGCCTTCGCTGCCGCGGGAACTGGCTCTCGCCAATGCCCCGGAGCAGGAAGACGGCTACTTCAAGGTGCCGAAGATTCTGGAAGGTTAG
- the gatA gene encoding Asp-tRNA(Asn)/Glu-tRNA(Gln) amidotransferase subunit GatA, whose amino-acid sequence MELHKLTAHELHAQLTAKEVSAAEIAAAVFDRIDAVEGKVRAYITQTRDLAMAQAKATDDKIARGEAIAPLAGIPGALKDNMCVKGVKTTCASQILANFVPPYDSAVAERLAAANAVVTGKTNLDEFAMGSSCENSSFFPTRNPWDTAAVPGGSSGGSAAAVAAAEAVWALGSDTGGSIRQPAAYCGVVGLKPTYGRVSRYGLVAYASSLDQIGPIARDVTDCALVLGAIAGHDGRDSTSIDAPVPDYAKALVPDARGLKIGLPKEYFVAGMDPAVEKAVYAAIDQLKALGAEYKEVSMPHTEYALAAYYLIATAEASSNLARFDGVGFGHRGEGNDIIAMYKRSRTEGFGEEVRRRIMLGTYALSSGYYDAYYLKALKVRTLIKQDFDKAFGEVDVLVAPIAPTTAFKVGEKVDDPLAMYLQDVCTVPINLAGLPAISLPCGFVGGLPIGLQIIGRPLGEETILRAAYAFEQANDYHRRLAPLGEV is encoded by the coding sequence TTGGAACTGCATAAACTTACCGCTCACGAACTGCACGCGCAGCTGACCGCCAAGGAAGTCTCGGCCGCGGAGATCGCCGCCGCGGTGTTCGACCGCATCGACGCGGTCGAGGGCAAGGTGCGCGCCTACATAACCCAGACTCGCGACCTGGCGATGGCCCAGGCGAAAGCCACGGACGATAAAATTGCGCGGGGCGAGGCGATCGCGCCGCTGGCCGGCATCCCCGGCGCCCTCAAGGACAATATGTGTGTCAAAGGGGTCAAGACGACTTGCGCTTCGCAGATCCTGGCCAATTTCGTTCCCCCGTACGATTCGGCCGTGGCCGAGAGGCTGGCGGCCGCTAACGCGGTGGTGACGGGGAAGACCAACCTCGACGAGTTCGCCATGGGCTCCTCGTGCGAGAATTCTTCGTTTTTCCCCACCCGCAACCCGTGGGATACCGCGGCGGTGCCCGGCGGTTCGAGCGGCGGCTCAGCGGCGGCGGTGGCGGCGGCGGAGGCGGTGTGGGCCCTCGGCTCGGACACCGGCGGCTCGATCCGCCAGCCGGCCGCGTATTGCGGCGTGGTCGGCCTCAAGCCAACCTATGGCCGCGTTTCCCGCTACGGGCTGGTGGCTTACGCCTCGTCGCTCGACCAGATCGGGCCGATCGCCCGCGACGTTACCGACTGCGCACTCGTCCTCGGCGCGATCGCCGGTCACGACGGCCGCGACTCGACCTCGATTGATGCGCCCGTGCCCGACTACGCCAAGGCGCTCGTTCCCGACGCCAGAGGACTCAAGATCGGCCTCCCCAAGGAATATTTCGTCGCCGGCATGGACCCGGCGGTGGAAAAGGCGGTTTACGCCGCCATCGACCAGCTCAAGGCGCTGGGGGCGGAATACAAGGAAGTTTCCATGCCCCATACCGAATACGCGCTGGCCGCCTATTACCTCATCGCGACCGCCGAGGCCAGCTCCAACCTGGCCCGTTTCGACGGCGTCGGCTTCGGCCACCGCGGCGAGGGCAACGATATTATCGCTATGTATAAGCGCTCCCGCACCGAGGGTTTCGGCGAGGAGGTGCGCCGCCGCATAATGCTCGGCACCTACGCTTTGAGCTCGGGCTACTACGACGCTTACTACCTCAAGGCGCTGAAGGTCCGCACCCTCATCAAGCAGGACTTCGACAAGGCTTTCGGCGAGGTGGACGTGCTCGTCGCGCCCATAGCGCCGACGACGGCCTTCAAGGTGGGCGAGAAGGTGGACGACCCGCTGGCGATGTATCTGCAGGACGTTTGCACCGTGCCCATCAACCTCGCGGGCCTGCCAGCCATTTCGCTGCCGTGCGGCTTCGTCGGCGGACTGCCTATCGGGCTGCAGATCATCGGCCGGCCGCTCGGCGAGGAGACCATCCTGCGGGCGGCGTACGCTTTCGAGCAGGCCAACGACTACCACCGGCGCCTGGCGCCGCTGGGGGAGGTGTAG
- the gatB gene encoding Asp-tRNA(Asn)/Glu-tRNA(Gln) amidotransferase subunit GatB — translation MEYEVVIGLEVHTELKTASKIFCGCSTSFGAEQNTNVCPVCLGLPGVLPVLNAKVLEFAVRTGLALGCRILPFSKFDRKNYYYPDLPKNFQTSQYDLPIAVDGHLDIEVNGETRRIGITRVHMEEDAGKLVHAGTIARADYTLVDYNRTGVPLLEIVSEPDIRSAEEAKAYLEKLKAILQYIDVSDCKMEEGSLRCDANISLRPKGETKLGTKAEIKNLNSFKAVQKGLEYEAYRQAEVLDEGGRIVQETRSWDDARGQTVSLRSKEQAHDYRYFPEPDLVPMVVDPAWVEDIRRSLPELPDARQARLMKDYGLSDYDAGVITASRAMADYFDATVAAGADAKAAANWLMGEFSRLLNAAGREIGDCPVAPGQLAALIDLQAKGTVSGKTAKTVFEEMWASGKDAAVIVKEQGLVQISDEGAVVAVVDKVIAANPQSVADFRAGKERALGFLVGQIMKETKGRANPELVNKLLRERM, via the coding sequence ATGGAATACGAAGTCGTTATCGGCCTTGAGGTTCACACCGAGCTTAAGACCGCCTCGAAGATTTTTTGCGGCTGCAGCACGTCGTTCGGGGCCGAGCAGAATACCAACGTCTGCCCGGTATGTCTCGGCCTGCCGGGCGTACTGCCGGTTTTGAACGCCAAGGTGCTGGAGTTCGCCGTCCGCACCGGCCTGGCTTTGGGCTGCCGGATACTGCCCTTCAGCAAGTTCGATCGCAAGAATTACTATTATCCCGATCTGCCGAAGAATTTCCAGACCTCCCAGTACGACCTGCCGATCGCGGTCGACGGGCACCTCGACATCGAGGTGAACGGCGAGACGAGGCGGATCGGCATCACCCGCGTCCATATGGAGGAGGATGCCGGCAAGCTGGTTCATGCCGGCACGATCGCCAGGGCCGACTATACGCTCGTAGATTACAACCGTACGGGGGTACCTCTGTTGGAGATCGTTTCCGAGCCCGATATCCGCTCGGCGGAGGAGGCCAAGGCCTATCTCGAAAAGCTCAAGGCCATCCTCCAGTATATCGATGTGTCCGACTGCAAGATGGAGGAGGGCAGCCTGCGCTGCGACGCCAACATCTCGCTGAGGCCGAAGGGTGAAACCAAGCTCGGCACCAAGGCGGAGATCAAGAACCTCAACTCCTTCAAGGCGGTGCAAAAAGGCCTCGAATACGAGGCGTACCGCCAGGCGGAGGTGCTCGACGAAGGCGGCCGCATCGTGCAGGAGACCCGTTCGTGGGACGACGCCCGCGGCCAGACGGTGTCGCTCCGCAGCAAGGAGCAGGCTCACGATTACCGCTATTTTCCCGAGCCCGACCTCGTGCCGATGGTGGTCGACCCCGCCTGGGTGGAGGATATCAGGCGCAGCCTCCCCGAACTGCCCGACGCCCGCCAGGCCCGCCTCATGAAGGACTACGGCCTGTCGGATTACGACGCCGGCGTCATCACCGCCAGCCGGGCGATGGCCGACTACTTCGACGCCACCGTGGCCGCCGGCGCGGATGCCAAGGCGGCGGCCAACTGGCTCATGGGCGAGTTTTCCCGGCTTCTCAACGCCGCGGGGCGGGAGATTGGCGATTGCCCGGTGGCGCCCGGCCAATTGGCGGCGCTTATCGACCTACAGGCCAAGGGCACTGTTTCGGGGAAAACCGCCAAGACGGTGTTCGAGGAGATGTGGGCCAGCGGCAAGGATGCCGCTGTGATCGTCAAGGAACAGGGGCTTGTGCAGATTTCCGACGAGGGGGCGGTCGTAGCGGTGGTCGACAAGGTCATCGCCGCCAACCCGCAGTCGGTGGCGGATTTCAGGGCGGGCAAGGAGAGGGCGCTGGGCTTCCTGGTCGGCCAGATTATGAAGGAGACCAAGGGCCGTGCCAATCCCGAGCTCGTAAACAAGCTGCTGCGCGAGCGGATGTAG
- a CDS encoding diguanylate cyclase produces the protein MQRSSVRSLSLRYIVALSLIALLALAAYFTLRELIVGEQVSAAVINISGRQRMLSQKAVLLSQQLVITPVPAERKRLRAELRQVIASISEAHYALVYGDPSLRLPGGLSPAMRALVFNPPVMLDAKLQQHFVALGALLALEDNQLTYDNPQLAAILASAEGLLAAQDAMVAQFQRESEERVVRLQALERLVLGLTLLVLAMEALFIFRPAVQAIAREQEQLAAANDELQRLSNQDGLTGIANRRVFDDFLDRAWRQAVRDREPVSLLLADIDNFKLFNDTYGHQAGDDCLRQVAWAIADGACRAGDLAARYGGEEFAVVLAGTDSAGAAVVAEKVRAAVAGLNIVHAAGVGKVVTISLGLATMFPRDGERAESLIVAADQALYGAKQQGRNRVVAAPDNSESEG, from the coding sequence ATGCAAAGATCGTCGGTTCGGTCGCTAAGCTTAAGGTATATAGTCGCTCTTAGTCTCATCGCCCTGCTGGCGCTGGCTGCCTATTTCACGCTGCGGGAACTCATAGTCGGCGAACAGGTGAGCGCGGCAGTGATCAATATCAGCGGGCGGCAGCGGATGCTGTCGCAGAAGGCGGTGCTGCTCAGCCAGCAATTGGTGATAACGCCCGTCCCGGCGGAACGGAAACGACTGCGGGCCGAACTGCGGCAGGTCATCGCATCGATAAGCGAGGCTCATTACGCGCTGGTGTACGGTGACCCCTCATTGCGGCTGCCGGGCGGCCTGTCGCCGGCGATGAGGGCGCTGGTGTTCAACCCGCCTGTCATGCTTGATGCGAAATTGCAGCAGCATTTCGTCGCCCTCGGGGCGCTGCTGGCGCTCGAGGATAACCAGCTTACCTACGATAACCCCCAACTGGCCGCAATCCTGGCGTCGGCCGAGGGGCTTCTGGCCGCTCAGGACGCGATGGTCGCCCAGTTTCAACGGGAGAGCGAGGAGCGGGTAGTAAGGCTGCAAGCGCTGGAAAGACTGGTGCTGGGGCTGACGCTGCTGGTGCTGGCGATGGAAGCTTTGTTTATCTTCCGCCCCGCCGTGCAGGCCATAGCGCGCGAGCAGGAACAACTGGCGGCAGCCAACGATGAGCTGCAGCGGCTGTCCAACCAGGACGGCCTGACAGGCATCGCCAACCGGCGGGTTTTCGACGACTTCCTGGACAGGGCCTGGCGGCAGGCCGTGCGGGACCGTGAACCGGTTTCGCTGCTGCTGGCCGATATCGATAACTTTAAACTGTTTAACGACACTTACGGGCACCAGGCGGGCGACGACTGCCTGCGTCAGGTGGCCTGGGCGATAGCCGACGGCGCCTGCCGGGCCGGCGACCTGGCGGCCCGTTACGGCGGCGAGGAATTCGCCGTTGTCCTGGCCGGCACTGATTCCGCAGGCGCGGCGGTCGTGGCCGAAAAAGTCCGGGCGGCGGTAGCCGGCCTGAATATCGTCCACGCGGCCGGCGTAGGCAAGGTGGTCACAATCAGCCTGGGGCTGGCGACGATGTTTCCGAGGGACGGCGAGCGAGCCGAGAGCCTTATCGTCGCCGCCGACCAGGCGTTATACGGCGCAAAGCAGCAGGGGCGCAACCGCGTTGTTGCGGCGCCTGATAATAGTGAAAGCGAGGGATGA
- a CDS encoding M20/M25/M40 family metallo-hydrolase: protein MDKTKLLELIRSLTALPGGAGREQAVAAYMAEAFRRHVSRVEVDAVGNVYAYLGQGERRVMVSAHTDEVGMFVKHISEQGYIYFEANGILDERVLLDTKVEVISGDGAVHVGVIGIKSRHLMTPEELARPVNIGDLWLDVGADSAAAVSALGIRVGDPIVYRRHFDLLAGDRFTTKAIDDRAGCAVLLAVAEALAAAPLPYTLCLVATTQEEIGSRGAKVAAQRLKPDIALCLDTVPAADPYTPPQQSAVRLGGGPVIRTADFLTHALLGSVYSAKIVRGLRAAAEEAGIPYQEDVFRTWTDAATVAYSGDGVPSGGVFMPRRCSHAPVEVADIGDIANTAALLDAFLRRLTAEAVEDLKKFL from the coding sequence ATGGATAAAACTAAATTGCTTGAACTTATCCGCAGCCTGACCGCCCTGCCGGGCGGCGCCGGGCGCGAGCAGGCGGTGGCGGCTTATATGGCCGAGGCTTTCCGCCGCCACGTTTCGCGGGTGGAGGTGGATGCGGTCGGCAACGTGTACGCTTACCTCGGGCAAGGTGAGCGCCGGGTGATGGTGTCGGCCCACACTGACGAAGTGGGGATGTTTGTCAAGCACATCAGCGAGCAAGGCTATATCTATTTCGAGGCCAACGGTATCCTCGACGAACGGGTGCTGCTGGATACCAAGGTCGAGGTGATTTCCGGCGACGGCGCCGTCCATGTCGGCGTTATCGGCATCAAGAGTCGTCATCTCATGACGCCGGAGGAACTGGCCCGGCCGGTCAATATCGGCGACCTGTGGCTGGATGTCGGCGCCGATTCGGCCGCCGCCGTTTCCGCATTGGGCATTAGGGTCGGCGACCCGATCGTCTATCGCCGCCATTTTGACCTGCTCGCCGGCGACCGGTTCACGACCAAGGCTATCGACGACCGGGCCGGCTGCGCCGTGCTGCTCGCGGTGGCCGAGGCCCTGGCCGCCGCACCGCTGCCCTATACCCTCTGCCTGGTAGCCACAACCCAGGAGGAGATCGGCTCCCGCGGCGCAAAGGTGGCCGCCCAGCGGCTGAAGCCGGATATCGCGCTTTGCCTCGATACCGTGCCGGCGGCCGACCCTTACACTCCGCCCCAGCAGTCGGCGGTCAGGCTGGGCGGGGGGCCTGTCATCCGCACGGCCGATTTCCTGACCCACGCGCTGCTTGGTTCGGTATACAGCGCAAAAATCGTCCGGGGTCTGCGGGCCGCCGCCGAAGAAGCGGGAATTCCCTATCAGGAGGATGTCTTCCGTACCTGGACGGACGCGGCCACGGTCGCCTATTCGGGCGACGGGGTGCCCAGCGGCGGGGTCTTTATGCCGCGGCGGTGCAGCCACGCTCCGGTGGAGGTGGCCGACATCGGCGACATCGCCAACACCGCCGCCTTGCTCGACGCTTTTTTGCGCCGGCTGACGGCGGAAGCGGTGGAGGATTTGAAGAAGTTCCTGTAA
- a CDS encoding CPBP family intramembrane metalloprotease: protein MQRGKAPWSIRDVALVHLMRLAVGFFVVRFIYPLFFAAPPPVVEVTDRLVVIGLVWFAVRRHGGTLASWGLAFARPARNLAAGLGGGVLLLAASLFTERIYTTALFLSPTQHPLVAMVEQAFSWRDLLLPLFLAGLAAPVAEEVLYRLFTFTALRDRFGLWGGAAVSAAIFALFHFNPYWLAEMVVVGVGLAFLYHWTGSLLASIVAHSFINTTKIAMLFYNVPLI from the coding sequence ATGCAGCGCGGCAAAGCGCCGTGGAGTATCCGCGATGTGGCTCTTGTCCACCTTATGCGCCTGGCGGTGGGGTTTTTCGTCGTCAGGTTCATATATCCGCTGTTTTTTGCCGCTCCGCCGCCGGTGGTGGAAGTTACCGACCGTCTGGTAGTTATCGGCCTCGTCTGGTTTGCCGTCCGGCGCCACGGCGGAACGCTCGCTTCCTGGGGGCTGGCCTTTGCCAGGCCGGCACGCAATCTGGCCGCCGGGCTGGGGGGCGGGGTGCTGCTTCTCGCGGCCAGCCTTTTTACTGAGCGCATCTACACCACCGCGCTGTTCCTGTCACCGACCCAGCATCCCCTGGTCGCGATGGTCGAGCAGGCCTTTTCGTGGCGAGATCTGCTCCTGCCCTTGTTCTTGGCCGGGCTGGCGGCGCCGGTCGCCGAGGAGGTGCTTTATCGCCTCTTTACCTTCACAGCCCTCCGGGACCGTTTCGGATTATGGGGCGGGGCGGCGGTGAGCGCCGCGATATTCGCCCTTTTTCACTTCAATCCGTATTGGTTGGCCGAGATGGTGGTCGTTGGCGTCGGTCTGGCGTTTCTTTACCACTGGACAGGGTCGTTGCTGGCCTCCATCGTCGCGCATTCTTTCATCAACACGACCAAAATCGCGATGTTGTTTTACAACGTGCCGCTTATCTGA
- a CDS encoding ATP-binding protein: MTKRLELPPEKLRYFCADATLPFETTATVAPLDVMIGQERAVKAIEFGLYAKNFGYNIYVSGLVGTGKITYAKAAVTKVACGEPVPQDWCYVNNFENAGQPIALSLPAGMGSLFRQDMRELVDDLKSDIPKVFSGDDYEQAKTAIMKKFQDSRGQVMEAFGQQAEQHGILPQWTTTGFVGLPVEDGKPLTPEEFQKLDRDKKEMIEKRMLAVHEKAMEAIRQVQHLEREAREEMKGLDAKVGLFAVGHFIDELKAKYEAFDTVVAYLEAVKNDIVKNINDFKPANEDESNPLLMFRKSMQEAVKDKYQVNLLVDNHGLEGAPVVVEVNPTYYNLIGRVEYETRMGVVNTDFSMIKPGALHRANGGYLILNIKDVLANVGAWEGLKRVLKTRKLHIENLGEQYGMLAMASVKPEPIPINVKVILIGNPQLYHLIFNYDEDFRKLFKVYADFDTEMANNEANIGKLAGFVASTVQRENLKHFDRAAVVKVVEYATRLSGSQQKFTTRFSEVVELLCEADAWASVDGAELVGMAHVRRAIDEKRFRYNKYEEKLREMFAEGKLLIDTDGEKVGQVNGLAVLSVGEYMFGKPSRITANTFLGKGGVVNIERETKMSGTSHSKGVMILAGYLGQQYAQERPLTLTASLTFEQLYDGVDGDSASSTELYAILSSLSGVPIRQNIAVTGSVNQKGEIQPIGGVTEKIEGFFAVCKIKGLTGQQGVMIPHQNVSNLTLDDEVIEAVKEGRFHIWPVATIDEGIEILTGVPAGVKGSDGVFPPDSIHARVGRQLSAYTDTLIKMGRSAEEHGGGIGAKEGGA; this comes from the coding sequence ATGACTAAACGGCTGGAATTGCCGCCGGAGAAGCTCCGCTATTTTTGCGCCGACGCCACTCTCCCGTTCGAGACTACGGCCACTGTGGCGCCGCTCGATGTAATGATCGGCCAGGAACGGGCCGTCAAGGCCATCGAATTCGGCCTGTACGCCAAAAACTTCGGGTACAACATCTACGTGTCGGGACTGGTCGGCACGGGGAAGATTACTTACGCCAAGGCGGCGGTGACTAAAGTCGCCTGCGGTGAGCCGGTACCGCAGGACTGGTGCTATGTGAACAATTTCGAAAACGCCGGACAGCCGATCGCGCTCAGCCTGCCGGCCGGTATGGGCAGCCTTTTCCGGCAGGACATGCGGGAACTGGTCGACGATCTCAAAAGCGACATTCCCAAGGTTTTCAGCGGTGACGACTACGAGCAGGCCAAAACGGCCATTATGAAGAAGTTCCAGGACAGCCGCGGGCAGGTGATGGAGGCGTTCGGCCAGCAGGCCGAACAGCACGGTATTTTGCCACAGTGGACGACCACCGGGTTCGTCGGCCTGCCGGTCGAAGACGGGAAGCCCCTGACTCCCGAGGAGTTTCAGAAACTTGACCGCGACAAAAAGGAAATGATCGAAAAACGGATGCTGGCCGTCCACGAAAAGGCCATGGAAGCCATCCGCCAGGTGCAGCACCTGGAACGGGAGGCGAGGGAGGAGATGAAGGGCCTCGACGCCAAGGTCGGGCTGTTCGCCGTCGGCCATTTCATCGACGAGCTCAAGGCCAAGTATGAGGCATTTGATACGGTTGTCGCGTATCTGGAGGCTGTTAAGAACGACATTGTCAAGAACATCAACGATTTCAAGCCTGCGAACGAGGATGAGAGCAACCCGCTGCTGATGTTCCGTAAGAGCATGCAGGAGGCGGTCAAGGACAAATATCAGGTCAATCTGCTGGTCGACAACCATGGGCTTGAGGGCGCCCCCGTAGTGGTAGAGGTCAACCCGACGTACTATAACCTGATCGGGCGGGTCGAGTACGAAACGCGCATGGGCGTTGTCAATACCGATTTTTCGATGATCAAGCCGGGCGCCCTACACAGGGCCAACGGCGGCTATCTCATCCTCAATATCAAGGATGTGCTAGCCAATGTCGGCGCCTGGGAGGGTCTGAAACGCGTCCTTAAGACGAGAAAGCTCCATATCGAAAATCTCGGCGAGCAGTATGGGATGCTGGCGATGGCGTCCGTCAAGCCCGAACCCATACCGATCAACGTCAAAGTCATCCTCATCGGCAACCCGCAGCTTTATCATCTGATTTTCAATTATGACGAGGATTTCCGCAAGCTGTTCAAGGTTTATGCCGACTTTGACACCGAGATGGCCAACAATGAGGCCAACATCGGCAAATTGGCCGGTTTCGTCGCGTCCACCGTCCAACGGGAAAACCTGAAGCACTTCGACCGGGCGGCGGTGGTCAAGGTGGTGGAATACGCAACCCGCCTGTCGGGTAGCCAGCAGAAATTCACCACCCGTTTCAGCGAGGTTGTCGAGCTGTTGTGCGAGGCGGATGCCTGGGCGAGCGTCGACGGCGCCGAGCTGGTGGGAATGGCTCATGTTCGCCGCGCGATCGACGAAAAGCGGTTCCGCTATAATAAATACGAGGAAAAGCTCCGGGAGATGTTCGCGGAGGGTAAGCTGCTGATCGACACCGACGGCGAAAAGGTAGGCCAGGTAAACGGCCTGGCGGTGCTGTCGGTGGGCGAGTATATGTTCGGCAAGCCTTCGCGGATAACGGCGAATACTTTTCTTGGCAAGGGCGGGGTCGTGAACATCGAGCGGGAGACGAAGATGAGCGGCACCAGCCACAGCAAGGGTGTAATGATTCTTGCCGGGTACCTGGGCCAGCAGTACGCTCAGGAGCGGCCGCTAACCCTCACCGCCAGCCTGACCTTTGAACAGCTTTACGACGGGGTGGACGGCGACAGCGCGTCAAGCACCGAATTATACGCCATCCTGTCGAGCCTGTCGGGTGTGCCTATCCGCCAGAATATTGCCGTAACCGGTTCGGTTAACCAAAAAGGCGAAATTCAACCCATCGGCGGGGTAACGGAGAAGATCGAGGGCTTTTTCGCGGTGTGCAAGATCAAGGGACTGACCGGCCAGCAGGGCGTGATGATCCCTCACCAGAATGTCTCCAACCTCACCCTTGACGACGAGGTGATCGAGGCGGTTAAGGAGGGCCGGTTCCATATCTGGCCCGTGGCGACGATCGACGAGGGGATTGAAATTCTTACCGGTGTGCCGGCGGGGGTCAAGGGTTCAGACGGAGTTTTCCCGCCCGACAGCATCCATGCCCGGGTAGGCAGGCAACTGTCTGCCTACACCGACACGCTCATCAAGATGGGCCGGTCGGCTGAGGAGCACGGCGGCGGGATCGGTGCCAAGGAAGGCGGGGCATGA
- the rlmD gene encoding 23S rRNA (uracil(1939)-C(5))-methyltransferase RlmD, translated as MSGQPVERGGRYEIEITSLGHSGEGVGRYHGFTVFVPGALPGEKVTATAEVVKQNYAKARLDAVLAPSPDRVMPRCPVYERCGGCQLQHLAYPAQLVVKRQTVVDAVTRIGKLNGVVVHPTLGAAEPWHYRNKMQFPVGMVGGHLAVGCFAPGSHNIVDVDDCHIQHPANNAVARAVRAVLAGLGIPPYDEKSGDGVVRHVLGRVGTASGEIMAVIVTATADLPRKDSVIASLRREIPGLVSVVHNVNPARTNVILGRQTTTVWGRDTILDRIGDFLFRVSARSFFQVNTAQAAALYRKAEEYAGLTGTETVIDAYCGTGTITLFLARHATKVYGIEVVADAVADARANAAANGIGNVEYIVGDAVAVMPKLRTGGVRPHAIVVDPPRAGCAPVVLDTFVRMGPERIVYVSCNPASMARDLAVLAGGGYSVREIQPVDMFPQTYHVESVTLIERK; from the coding sequence ATGAGCGGGCAGCCTGTTGAGCGGGGCGGAAGATACGAGATTGAAATAACCAGTTTGGGTCACAGCGGTGAAGGCGTGGGCCGGTACCACGGCTTCACCGTCTTCGTGCCCGGAGCGCTGCCGGGCGAAAAGGTGACGGCTACCGCCGAGGTCGTCAAGCAGAATTATGCCAAAGCGCGCCTGGACGCGGTGCTGGCACCTTCGCCCGACCGCGTCATGCCCCGCTGCCCTGTCTATGAGCGCTGCGGGGGCTGCCAGCTCCAGCACCTCGCGTATCCGGCCCAGCTTGTCGTCAAACGCCAGACGGTGGTGGACGCCGTCACCCGGATTGGCAAATTGAACGGCGTTGTTGTCCATCCCACTCTTGGCGCGGCCGAGCCGTGGCATTACCGCAACAAGATGCAGTTTCCGGTGGGCATGGTCGGTGGACACCTTGCGGTGGGGTGCTTCGCTCCCGGCAGTCACAATATCGTCGATGTTGACGACTGCCATATTCAGCATCCCGCCAATAATGCCGTCGCCCGCGCCGTGCGCGCCGTGTTGGCCGGGCTGGGCATCCCGCCGTATGACGAGAAGAGCGGCGACGGCGTTGTCCGCCATGTTCTCGGCCGGGTGGGCACGGCCAGCGGCGAGATTATGGCGGTGATTGTCACGGCCACTGCCGACCTGCCCCGCAAGGATAGCGTGATTGCCAGTCTCAGGCGCGAGATTCCGGGGCTGGTGAGCGTCGTCCACAACGTCAACCCGGCGCGGACCAATGTTATTCTCGGCCGGCAGACGACGACAGTCTGGGGTAGGGATACCATCCTCGACCGTATCGGCGATTTTTTGTTTCGCGTCTCGGCCCGGTCGTTTTTTCAGGTTAATACTGCCCAGGCGGCGGCGCTATACAGGAAGGCGGAGGAATACGCCGGTCTAACCGGGACAGAGACGGTAATCGATGCTTATTGCGGCACCGGCACGATCACTCTTTTTCTTGCCCGACACGCCACCAAGGTTTACGGTATAGAGGTCGTGGCTGACGCTGTCGCCGATGCCCGCGCCAACGCGGCCGCCAACGGCATTGGCAACGTGGAGTACATCGTCGGCGACGCCGTCGCGGTGATGCCGAAACTGCGGACGGGAGGCGTAAGGCCTCACGCCATCGTTGTCGACCCGCCGCGCGCCGGCTGTGCGCCGGTGGTGCTCGATACCTTCGTCCGCATGGGGCCGGAGCGCATCGTGTACGTGTCCTGCAATCCGGCGTCAATGGCTCGCGACCTTGCCGTTCTTGCCGGGGGCGGGTACAGCGTGAGGGAAATCCAGCCGGTCGATATGTTTCCGCAGACGTATCACGTGGAGTCAGTCACGTTGATAGAGCGGAAGTAG
- a CDS encoding helix-turn-helix transcriptional regulator, whose protein sequence is MEVSYNKLWKLLIDKKMKRIGLMEATGIGTSTLSKLGKDQYVSMEVLVKICQVLNCNIGDIVDVVKAAVPHEKID, encoded by the coding sequence ATGGAAGTAAGTTACAATAAACTTTGGAAATTACTCATTGATAAAAAAATGAAACGGATCGGGTTGATGGAGGCTACAGGCATTGGGACTTCAACCCTCTCTAAGCTTGGAAAAGATCAGTATGTCAGCATGGAAGTGCTAGTAAAGATATGTCAAGTGCTTAATTGCAATATAGGTGATATTGTGGACGTGGTGAAAGCAGCGGTGCCCCATGAAAAAATCGACTGA